The Tenacibaculum jejuense genome includes a window with the following:
- a CDS encoding PIG-L family deacetylase codes for MNKKILVSLSFLLITLSVLGQKPKKLNTNQIYEKVQKLNFLGSALYVAAHPDDENTRLIAYLANKVKARTSYLSLTRGDGGQNLIGPEIRELLGVIRTQELLAARGVDGGEQRFSRANDFGFSKHPDETLNIWDKDKVLADVVWAIRTFKPDVIINRFDHRTPGTTHGHHTTSAMLSVEAFDLAADQTKYPEQLKYTSTWQPNSLYFNTSWWFYGSRENFEKADKSKMLNFDIGVYYPLKGVSNNELASLASSQHLCQGFGRLTTRGGQTEYVEFLKGKFPKDKKDIFSGINTTWNRVSGGGAIGDILYDLEKNFDFVNPSKHLPSLLKAYQLIDGLKDEHWKAIKSKEIKEIIEACAGLYLEASAKTSSTTPNSDIKVDFEALNRSGASMDLTSIEWLPSKKVVNKDIALSDNKRKNFTETIAVGSLEYSAPYWLVDNWGLGMYTVKNQELRGNPETSRPIQVKFNLMIEDTSISFTKNVVRRYSQRDKGEIYEPFEILPKVTTKLRDKVLIFSNSDSKEVAVEVRSGEANTSGKLALQVPNGWSVTPKEAPFNIDQKGDKRVIKFKVSPSKAQSEGYIKAIATVGNKNFDKELIEITYNHIPKQSVLLPSKAKVVRLNIKKEGKEIGYIQGSGDAVPESLRQIGYNVTEITPEEINESTLNKFDAVVVGIRAYNTKKVLQFKQKHLLAYVKNGGNVVVQYNTNRRVDVKPPYDLQLSRDRVTDEHAKVEVLAKEHLVLNYPNKISDKDFEGWVQERGLYFPNKWANEFTPILAMNDKGESTKKGSLLVAKYGKGNYIYTGLSFFRELPAGVPGAYRLFANLLSVKEN; via the coding sequence ATGAACAAAAAGATACTAGTTAGCCTTTCATTTTTGCTGATTACCTTATCCGTTTTAGGTCAAAAACCCAAAAAATTAAATACAAATCAAATCTATGAGAAAGTACAAAAGCTAAACTTTCTTGGTTCTGCATTGTATGTAGCTGCACATCCAGATGATGAAAATACCCGTTTAATTGCTTACTTAGCTAATAAAGTAAAAGCAAGAACATCTTATTTATCATTAACAAGAGGAGATGGAGGACAAAATTTAATTGGTCCAGAAATTAGAGAGCTTTTAGGTGTAATTCGTACCCAAGAATTATTAGCTGCCAGAGGAGTAGATGGAGGAGAACAACGTTTTTCTAGAGCTAATGATTTTGGATTTTCTAAACACCCGGATGAAACGTTAAATATCTGGGATAAAGATAAAGTTTTAGCAGATGTAGTTTGGGCAATTCGTACCTTTAAACCAGATGTTATTATCAATAGGTTTGATCATAGAACTCCAGGAACTACTCATGGTCATCATACAACTTCTGCAATGTTAAGTGTTGAAGCTTTTGATTTAGCTGCTGATCAAACAAAGTATCCAGAACAATTAAAGTATACATCTACTTGGCAGCCAAATAGTTTGTATTTTAATACATCTTGGTGGTTCTACGGAAGCAGAGAAAACTTTGAAAAAGCAGATAAAAGTAAAATGTTAAATTTTGATATAGGGGTTTATTATCCTTTGAAAGGAGTTTCTAATAATGAATTAGCTTCTTTAGCAAGTAGTCAACACTTATGTCAAGGTTTTGGGAGATTAACTACTAGAGGAGGACAAACAGAATATGTTGAGTTTTTAAAAGGAAAGTTTCCAAAAGACAAGAAAGATATATTCTCGGGAATTAATACTACTTGGAATAGAGTATCAGGTGGAGGAGCTATTGGTGATATTTTATATGATTTAGAAAAGAACTTCGATTTTGTAAATCCGTCAAAGCATTTACCAAGTTTATTAAAAGCTTATCAATTAATTGATGGTTTAAAAGACGAACATTGGAAAGCAATTAAATCTAAAGAAATAAAAGAAATTATAGAAGCTTGTGCGGGATTATATCTAGAAGCTTCTGCAAAAACTTCAAGTACAACTCCAAATTCAGATATAAAAGTAGATTTTGAAGCTTTAAATAGAAGTGGAGCTTCTATGGATTTAACTTCTATTGAATGGTTACCAAGTAAAAAAGTTGTCAATAAAGACATAGCTTTATCTGATAATAAAAGAAAAAACTTTACTGAAACTATTGCTGTAGGAAGTTTAGAATATTCTGCACCTTATTGGTTAGTAGATAACTGGGGACTTGGTATGTATACAGTAAAAAATCAAGAATTAAGAGGAAACCCAGAAACATCTCGTCCGATTCAAGTGAAGTTTAATTTAATGATTGAAGATACTTCAATTTCATTTACTAAAAATGTAGTACGAAGATATTCACAAAGAGATAAAGGAGAGATTTATGAACCTTTTGAAATCTTACCTAAGGTTACCACTAAGCTAAGAGATAAAGTACTTATTTTTTCTAATAGTGATTCTAAAGAAGTAGCTGTAGAAGTTAGATCTGGTGAGGCAAATACATCTGGGAAACTGGCTCTACAAGTACCTAATGGATGGTCTGTAACTCCAAAAGAAGCTCCATTCAATATCGACCAAAAAGGAGATAAACGTGTAATCAAGTTTAAGGTTTCTCCTTCAAAAGCACAATCTGAAGGCTATATAAAAGCTATCGCAACTGTTGGAAACAAGAACTTTGATAAAGAATTAATCGAAATAACTTACAATCATATTCCAAAGCAATCTGTTTTATTACCGTCAAAAGCAAAAGTAGTACGCTTAAATATTAAAAAGGAAGGTAAAGAAATAGGTTATATACAAGGATCTGGAGATGCTGTACCAGAAAGTTTACGTCAGATCGGATATAACGTTACAGAGATTACTCCAGAAGAAATTAACGAATCTACTTTAAATAAATTTGATGCTGTAGTTGTAGGAATCAGAGCTTACAACACCAAAAAAGTATTACAGTTCAAACAAAAGCATTTATTAGCATATGTAAAAAATGGAGGAAATGTTGTTGTACAATATAACACAAACAGAAGAGTAGATGTAAAACCTCCTTACGATTTACAATTATCTAGAGATAGGGTTACAGATGAACATGCAAAAGTTGAAGTTTTAGCCAAAGAACATTTGGTGCTAAATTATCCTAATAAAATTTCAGATAAAGATTTTGAAGGTTGGGTTCAAGAACGTGGTTTATATTTTCCAAATAAATGGGCCAATGAGTTCACTCCAATTTTAGCGATGAATGATAAAGGAGAATCAACAAAAAAAGGAAGTTTATTAGTGGCTAAATATGGAAAAGGAAATTACATCTACACAGGATTAAGTTTCTTTAGAGAACTTCCAGCAGGAGTTCCTGGAGCTTACCGATTATTTGCAAATTTACTTTCAGTAAAAGAAAATTAA
- a CDS encoding peptidoglycan DD-metalloendopeptidase family protein, translating into MHNHLIYLLEVSLIFVLLYSIFRFMLSKYTFHNLNRFVLLMIIPISMSIPFIKSIYSFEVIPSNIPAFNEMHSETFSTNSTNYITHFSEFNYIKLLSIFYAIGILISFYKTLKAIFHLYKLRKNAIVKHANKYQLIYCETKETFSFFNWIFIPFESTHQSEKIIIDHEKQHANFHHTLDRLVTEIFIAFFWFNPVVYLFRKTLSAVHEYQVDARVLKDKNISTTEYLQLLLYTINNSYNKNLYSYFNQSMIKNRVEMICKSKTNNLLRFKYLILIPICFVCLLSFTKREFSVTKTLETNIATDKTSKNNSFIYPLKGSPKPYITSHFGINRKLFKKLKAKIHNGIDFKAKVNTPIFASSDGVVTSASFEGNWGNLIIIKHANGYETLYAHLNKFKCKKNQFVKKGEIIGYTGKTGLIKGPHLHYAIKHNGIYVNPINYLE; encoded by the coding sequence ATGCATAATCATTTGATATACTTATTGGAAGTAAGTTTAATATTCGTATTACTTTATTCTATATTTCGCTTCATGCTAAGCAAGTATACTTTTCATAATTTAAATAGGTTTGTTCTTTTAATGATTATTCCTATTTCTATGAGTATCCCTTTTATTAAAAGTATATACTCATTTGAAGTTATCCCATCTAATATTCCTGCTTTTAATGAAATGCATTCGGAAACTTTTAGTACGAACTCAACAAACTATATTACACATTTTTCTGAGTTTAATTACATTAAACTATTAAGTATCTTTTATGCAATTGGTATTCTTATTTCCTTTTACAAAACTCTAAAAGCGATTTTTCATTTATATAAGTTAAGAAAAAACGCTATTGTAAAACACGCAAATAAGTATCAGTTGATCTATTGTGAAACGAAAGAAACATTTTCTTTTTTTAATTGGATATTTATACCATTTGAGTCGACACATCAATCTGAGAAAATTATTATAGACCATGAGAAACAGCATGCTAATTTTCATCATACATTAGATCGTTTAGTTACTGAAATATTTATTGCTTTCTTTTGGTTTAATCCTGTTGTTTATTTATTCAGAAAAACACTATCTGCTGTTCATGAATACCAAGTTGACGCTAGAGTATTAAAAGATAAAAACATCAGTACAACAGAATATTTACAACTATTACTTTACACCATTAATAATAGCTACAACAAAAACTTATACAGTTATTTTAATCAATCTATGATTAAAAATAGAGTTGAAATGATCTGTAAATCAAAAACAAATAATCTTTTAAGATTTAAATATCTTATTTTAATTCCTATTTGTTTTGTTTGCTTGCTTTCATTTACCAAAAGAGAGTTTTCTGTTACTAAAACTCTAGAGACTAATATCGCAACTGATAAAACAAGTAAAAACAATAGTTTTATATATCCTTTAAAAGGAAGTCCGAAACCGTATATCACCTCTCATTTTGGTATAAATAGAAAACTTTTCAAAAAACTAAAAGCTAAAATTCATAATGGTATAGACTTTAAAGCTAAGGTGAACACACCAATATTTGCTTCTTCAGATGGTGTCGTAACTAGTGCTTCTTTTGAAGGCAATTGGGGAAATTTAATTATCATAAAACACGCAAATGGCTATGAAACTCTATATGCACACCTAAATAAATTTAAATGCAAAAAAAATCAATTTGTTAAAAAAGGAGAAATAATAGGTTACACAGGAAAAACAGGTCTTATTAAAGGTCCTCATTTACATTACGCCATAAAACATAACGGTATTTATGTAAATCCAATAAACTACTTAGAATAA
- a CDS encoding DMT family transporter, which produces MKKAIYLMLLSALCFTVMNVFVKYLSGYSTYQKVFFRAIGSLVFTMGYLLYYKIPIGGKQKKLLILRGLVGVTSMGLFFASTDYLSIGTAVSLRYTSPIFAAILAVFFLKEKIFKLQWVYFILAFVGVLLIKGFDNEINIIGLSLILISAFFSGLVYVVISKIGTKDHPVVIVNYFMWISTILGGVLSISNWKTPQGNDWFILLSLGLFGYFGQLFMTKAYQLGSANKIVPLKYVEVIFTMILGMIWFGDQYPLLSVLGVLLVIVALILNVLFKQKVKG; this is translated from the coding sequence ATGAAAAAAGCAATTTATTTAATGTTATTAAGTGCATTATGCTTCACAGTTATGAATGTTTTTGTAAAGTATTTATCAGGATATTCAACTTATCAAAAAGTATTTTTTAGAGCTATCGGGTCACTAGTTTTTACCATGGGATACCTATTGTATTATAAAATTCCTATAGGAGGAAAACAAAAAAAGCTTTTAATATTAAGAGGATTAGTTGGAGTAACTTCTATGGGATTGTTCTTTGCATCTACAGATTATTTATCTATAGGAACTGCTGTTTCTTTACGATATACTTCACCAATTTTTGCTGCAATTTTAGCAGTGTTTTTTTTAAAAGAAAAAATTTTCAAGTTGCAATGGGTCTACTTTATTTTAGCGTTTGTAGGAGTATTGTTAATTAAAGGTTTTGATAATGAGATTAATATTATTGGATTATCCTTAATATTAATTTCTGCTTTTTTTAGCGGTTTAGTTTATGTGGTTATTTCAAAAATAGGAACCAAAGATCATCCTGTAGTAATTGTGAATTATTTTATGTGGATTTCTACAATTTTGGGAGGAGTTTTATCTATTTCAAACTGGAAAACTCCTCAAGGAAACGATTGGTTTATTTTACTAAGCTTAGGTCTTTTTGGTTATTTCGGACAGTTATTTATGACCAAAGCTTATCAGTTAGGGTCAGCAAACAAAATCGTACCTCTAAAATACGTAGAGGTAATTTTTACTATGATTTTAGGAATGATTTGGTTTGGAGATCAATATCCATTGCTAAGTGTTTTAGGAGTTTTATTAGTTATTGTTGCTTTAATATTGAATGTTTTGTTCAAACAGAAAGTTAAGGGATAA
- a CDS encoding sulfite exporter TauE/SafE family protein — MLAFLILLIGSLIGVFLLAYVIVKFVPLKLRGLVSIILLAISAYLVYLIYGGIMEPIKFDIEKKKRYAKVVDQLKLIRDAQIKYKDVKNSYASNKDSLIYFIEKDSLPIVEVYEQDTIVNVGGGITEKKSIRKERISKYEKIIDYFKDRKYGDMFKVPDTDKEFKLETSTIEKVAGLFVPVFEAKIEKEVILKGLPRHLVKQELEAIEADQIKGAFVSVGSLNEVSTGGNWPPYYDKGDAKAETKE, encoded by the coding sequence ATGTTAGCATTTTTAATTCTACTTATAGGATCTTTAATAGGTGTTTTCCTATTAGCATACGTCATAGTAAAATTTGTTCCACTTAAACTTAGAGGTTTAGTTTCAATAATATTATTGGCTATTTCTGCATACTTAGTATATTTAATTTATGGTGGGATAATGGAGCCAATAAAATTTGATATTGAAAAGAAGAAACGTTATGCTAAAGTAGTAGATCAATTAAAGTTAATTAGAGACGCTCAAATTAAGTATAAAGATGTTAAGAATAGTTACGCAAGTAATAAAGATTCTTTAATCTACTTTATTGAAAAAGATTCTTTACCAATTGTAGAAGTATACGAACAAGATACTATTGTTAATGTTGGTGGTGGTATCACAGAAAAGAAATCTATCCGTAAAGAGCGTATTTCTAAGTACGAAAAAATCATAGATTACTTTAAAGATAGAAAATATGGCGATATGTTTAAAGTACCTGATACAGATAAAGAATTTAAATTAGAAACAAGTACTATTGAGAAAGTTGCTGGTTTATTTGTACCTGTATTTGAAGCTAAAATAGAAAAGGAAGTTATCTTAAAAGGATTACCAAGACATCTTGTAAAGCAAGAATTAGAAGCTATTGAAGCGGATCAAATTAAAGGTGCATTTGTATCTGTTGGATCTTTAAATGAAGTTTCTACTGGTGGTAACTGGCCTCCATATTATGACAAAGGCGATGCAAAAGCTGAAACAAAAGAATAA
- a CDS encoding BlaI/MecI/CopY family transcriptional regulator, translating into MNKLTKPEEQIMHYLWKLKKAFLKDIVDEFPEPKPAYTTISTVVRVLVKKQFIDYKTFGKTREYYPLITKKKYFNEYMQDVIYSFFNGSSGKFASYFTENENLNLSELEEIKLLIEEKIQKIKDQNA; encoded by the coding sequence ATGAATAAATTAACCAAACCTGAAGAACAAATAATGCATTATCTGTGGAAGCTAAAAAAAGCCTTCCTAAAAGATATTGTAGATGAATTTCCTGAACCTAAACCTGCCTACACTACTATTTCTACTGTAGTTCGTGTTTTGGTAAAAAAACAATTTATAGACTATAAAACATTTGGAAAAACTAGAGAATATTATCCTCTAATAACCAAAAAAAAATATTTCAATGAATATATGCAAGATGTTATCTATAGCTTTTTTAACGGTTCATCAGGTAAATTCGCCTCATATTTTACTGAAAATGAAAACTTAAATCTTTCAGAATTAGAGGAAATTAAATTATTAATTGAAGAAAAAATTCAAAAAATAAAAGATCAAAATGCATAA
- a CDS encoding DUF3822 family protein: MQKLKQKNNKEIISQHKKLSIQFSLDGFSFCIKDIPTNEILVVTEYVFKERLNTPNLLLEKINQVFESDKDLQVNFDKVTAVHQNKLSTVVPNDLFDEDHLKSYLNYTIQTLSSDLVVYDDLNFDAKNVYIPYVNVNNFLFQNFGEFEFKHHSTLFIDEVLKQKEQFKDNAIFVNVSYANMDVVILKNGEFNLYNSFFYNTKEDFIYYILFCIEQLELDPNELTLYFSGNIINDYEIYKISQDYIKNIEFLKPNHDFFEKSEYFFKHSHYTLLS; encoded by the coding sequence ATGCAAAAGCTGAAACAAAAGAATAATAAAGAAATCATATCTCAACATAAAAAGTTGTCCATCCAATTTAGTTTGGATGGATTTTCTTTTTGTATTAAAGATATTCCTACTAATGAAATTTTAGTAGTAACAGAGTACGTATTCAAAGAAAGATTAAATACGCCTAACTTACTACTGGAAAAAATAAATCAAGTTTTTGAGTCTGATAAAGATTTACAAGTAAACTTTGATAAAGTTACTGCTGTACATCAGAATAAACTTTCTACCGTAGTACCAAATGATTTGTTTGATGAAGATCATTTAAAATCTTATTTAAATTATACTATTCAAACATTATCATCTGATTTGGTCGTGTATGATGATTTAAATTTTGATGCTAAAAATGTTTATATTCCTTACGTAAACGTTAATAATTTTCTGTTTCAAAACTTCGGTGAATTCGAATTTAAACATCATTCAACTCTATTTATTGATGAAGTTTTAAAACAAAAAGAACAATTTAAAGACAATGCTATATTTGTAAATGTTTCTTATGCTAATATGGATGTTGTTATCTTAAAGAACGGAGAATTTAATTTATACAATTCGTTTTTTTACAATACAAAAGAGGATTTTATTTATTATATCTTATTTTGTATTGAACAATTAGAATTAGATCCTAATGAGTTAACCTTATATTTTTCAGGTAACATTATTAATGACTATGAAATATATAAGATTAGTCAAGATTATATTAAAAACATAGAATTTTTAAAGCCGAATCATGACTTTTTTGAAAAGTCTGAATACTTTTTTAAACACTCACACTATACCCTTTTATCTTAA
- a CDS encoding RsmD family RNA methyltransferase: MRIISGKYKSKRISAPKNLPVRPTTDMAKESLFNILNNLYYFDSISVLDLFAGTGNISYEFASRGTETIYAVDAHFGCVKFINKTAKDLELDITTFKSDVFKFLEKTALKTDVIFADPPYDFEVEKFLKIVDLVFEKELLNEEGVLIVEHSKHTDLSNHPKYSYEKRYGGNVFSFFDN, from the coding sequence ATGCGAATAATTTCAGGAAAATATAAAAGTAAAAGAATCTCTGCACCAAAGAATTTACCTGTTCGACCTACTACGGATATGGCTAAAGAATCGTTATTTAATATTCTTAATAATCTTTACTATTTTGATTCTATTTCTGTCTTAGATCTTTTTGCAGGTACTGGAAATATTAGTTATGAATTTGCTTCGAGAGGAACAGAAACCATTTATGCTGTAGATGCGCATTTTGGTTGTGTGAAATTCATTAATAAAACGGCCAAAGATTTAGAATTAGACATTACAACATTTAAAAGTGATGTATTTAAGTTTTTAGAAAAAACAGCTTTAAAAACTGATGTTATTTTCGCTGATCCGCCTTATGATTTTGAAGTAGAGAAATTTTTAAAAATTGTTGATTTAGTCTTTGAAAAAGAACTTCTAAATGAAGAAGGTGTTCTAATCGTTGAACATTCTAAACATACAGATTTATCAAATCATCCTAAGTATAGTTATGAAAAGCGCTACGGTGGTAATGTTTTTAGTTTCTTCGATAATTAA
- a CDS encoding ATP-dependent DNA helicase, with translation MIKSANDFHKEIIQKFSYDPTQKQLELIDQLAEYIFNTDTNKLFLLKGYAGTGKTTVISTVVHSLWKAGKKAVLLAPTGRAAKVISGYSKRQAFTIHKKIYFPKKQSNGGISFVMQPNKHTNTIFIVDEASMISDQVQNAKLFENGSLLDDLISYVYSGKNCKLIFIGDTAQLPPVKLDVSPALDADKLSLNFNKNVNEIELDEVVRQQQDSGILANATDLRLLIQNEGIDFQFDVNFPDIIRLQDGYEIQDAITDAYDGDIGVEDTAIIVRSNKRANQYNSQIRTKIRGQENEISVGDYVMVVKNNYFWLKDSSSAGFIANGDICEVMRISDIKELYGFKFAEVTIRMIDYPDMKPFDTVLLLDTLTSESPSLTYEESNRLYEAVKEDFAHEKSKFKQFMGVKKNKYFNALQVKFSYAMTCHKSQGGQWKTIFIEQPYLPDGSSVEYLRWLYTAVTRAQNKLYLIGFKDEWFV, from the coding sequence ATGATTAAATCTGCTAACGATTTCCATAAAGAGATAATTCAGAAATTTTCTTACGATCCAACCCAAAAACAATTGGAGTTAATAGATCAATTAGCTGAATATATTTTTAATACTGATACAAATAAATTATTCTTATTGAAAGGGTATGCAGGTACAGGTAAAACCACGGTAATCAGTACGGTAGTTCACAGTTTATGGAAAGCAGGAAAGAAAGCTGTCTTATTAGCACCTACAGGAAGAGCAGCAAAAGTAATCTCAGGATATTCAAAAAGACAGGCTTTTACAATCCACAAAAAAATATATTTTCCGAAGAAGCAAAGTAATGGTGGAATTAGTTTTGTAATGCAACCGAACAAGCATACAAATACGATTTTTATTGTAGATGAAGCCTCAATGATCTCAGATCAAGTACAAAATGCAAAGTTATTTGAGAACGGATCTTTGTTAGATGATTTAATATCTTATGTGTATTCTGGCAAAAATTGCAAATTGATTTTTATCGGAGACACAGCACAGCTACCTCCTGTAAAATTAGATGTAAGTCCAGCCTTAGATGCAGATAAATTATCACTTAACTTTAATAAGAATGTTAATGAAATTGAGTTAGATGAAGTAGTTCGTCAGCAGCAAGATTCTGGAATTTTGGCAAATGCAACAGATTTAAGATTATTAATTCAAAATGAAGGAATTGATTTTCAATTCGATGTTAATTTCCCAGATATTATTCGTTTACAAGATGGATATGAAATTCAAGATGCCATTACAGATGCTTATGATGGTGATATAGGTGTTGAAGATACAGCAATTATTGTGCGTTCAAACAAAAGAGCAAACCAATATAATTCACAAATTCGAACAAAAATACGTGGACAGGAGAATGAAATTTCTGTTGGTGATTATGTTATGGTTGTTAAAAACAACTATTTCTGGTTGAAAGATTCTTCATCAGCAGGTTTTATAGCAAATGGAGATATTTGTGAGGTAATGCGAATTAGTGATATCAAAGAGTTATATGGTTTCAAATTTGCAGAAGTAACGATTAGAATGATTGATTACCCAGATATGAAACCTTTTGATACAGTATTACTTCTAGATACACTTACTAGTGAGAGTCCTTCATTAACTTATGAGGAATCTAACCGATTATATGAAGCTGTAAAAGAAGATTTTGCTCACGAAAAATCTAAGTTTAAACAATTTATGGGAGTAAAAAAGAACAAGTATTTTAATGCTTTACAAGTAAAGTTTTCTTATGCTATGACTTGCCATAAATCTCAAGGAGGTCAATGGAAAACCATTTTTATTGAACAACCATATTTACCAGATGGTAGTAGTGTAGAATATTTACGCTGGTTATATACAGCAGTTACAAGGGCACAAAATAAATTATATCTAATTGGTTTTAAAGATGAATGGTTTGTGTAG
- a CDS encoding M23 family metallopeptidase, with amino-acid sequence MKKTICLLFILCNSINMIGQKKLKNTKIVKNYINYIQTDSLEKDKMIKDLNDECFAENWVTTQFTAYRNTNIKFPFKIEFSDSTYASPISKKYVITSRYGWRRNRPHRGIDIDLVIGDSVFSILPGKVRFAGRSSGYGRTVVIRHNNGLETVYAHLSGFKVKKNEFVKKGQVIALGGNSGRSRGSHLHLETRYKGIAINPEYLLDFSSDHKIRGKNLWVTRDWAKTYYHSSKRQSRLVTLDSYEKALAYKNRKRKVYIVKSGDTLSGIAYRNRTSISRICKTNKIRKTTTLRIGQKLII; translated from the coding sequence ATGAAAAAAACGATATGTCTACTATTCATTCTTTGCAATAGTATAAATATGATTGGGCAGAAAAAACTTAAAAACACCAAAATTGTAAAGAATTATATTAATTATATACAAACAGATTCTTTAGAAAAAGATAAAATGATAAAGGATTTAAATGATGAATGCTTTGCTGAAAACTGGGTTACTACTCAATTTACAGCTTACAGAAACACTAATATTAAATTTCCTTTTAAAATTGAATTTTCAGATAGCACGTATGCTTCACCAATATCGAAAAAATATGTAATTACTTCTCGATATGGATGGAGAAGAAATAGACCACATAGAGGAATTGACATAGATTTAGTGATAGGAGATAGTGTCTTTAGCATTTTACCTGGTAAAGTTAGATTTGCTGGTAGAAGTTCAGGATATGGAAGAACTGTCGTAATACGACATAATAATGGTTTAGAGACAGTTTATGCGCATTTATCTGGATTTAAAGTAAAGAAGAATGAATTCGTTAAAAAAGGACAAGTTATCGCTTTAGGAGGAAATTCTGGTAGATCTAGAGGTAGTCATTTGCATTTAGAAACTAGATATAAAGGAATTGCTATCAACCCTGAATATTTATTAGATTTTAGTAGCGATCATAAAATTCGCGGTAAAAATCTATGGGTAACTAGAGATTGGGCGAAAACTTACTATCATAGTTCTAAAAGACAAAGCAGACTTGTAACATTAGATTCTTATGAAAAAGCTTTAGCTTATAAAAACCGAAAACGCAAGGTTTATATTGTAAAAAGTGGTGATACGCTATCTGGTATCGCTTACAGAAATAGAACTTCTATAAGTCGTATTTGTAAAACAAATAAAATTAGAAAAACAACAACTTTAAGAATTGGACAAAAATTAATTATATAA